From the genome of Solanum lycopersicum chromosome 12, SLM_r2.1:
TATATAGAGGCTGATACAACTTTTGGTATTTGGCTTCAAGTGCAGCTCTCTCTTCAAAAAATTTTGCCTCCAACTCATCATGCTGAGACTGAATTAAGATAAAAGAGAAACAGAATTCAACATCCAAGGTTGCAAAGACAGAACAATTAGATCAAACAGCAAGAAACCTGAGAAAGAAAGACATAGGCAACTACCCagatatataaaattaactcaAAAGAAGTTTAACTAGTGTGGCAACTAATGCACATAGTATTTTGCATATCAAGGAGATAGTTTCCTAAATAACTTACATGATGTGACTACCCATCAATATATACACTATGAATCAGTAAGATACTTGAGGGTTGTTTGGCTCGCGGACTAAATTATCACGGTATaatttttggacaaaaatttattaatcCCAACTAAAACAGTATATGGTGGGATATCCAAGATTAAATTTGggataaaatttataatgtgTTATCAATGTTTGGTTGACAAGTATAAATTTCACACGGGATAAATCTATCACAAGCTTATCTTGGAATGTCCCACCTAATCCCGCGTACCAAACGGCCCCTTTAGATGGCAAAATAATATCACCCCGTCACGTTCAGAAGCAAAATTTATGTTTCACTCCACAACTCAAAGAACAGAGGAATATGTTGATATAACAGAAccacaaaaaaatgaaagatcGAAGAACAGAAATCATGAGAAAATCCAAGATCTTTCGTGTTCTATCAGCTTAATAATAATAGAAAGATAGTTCAACTTGGTACTATTTTATTGATgctaattcaaataaaagaaatagtcaGCCTGTTTCGTCTACATACACAACCCCTGAATGTCAAACAGTATGTGGTAAAATTCTTACTAAACATCTCTCCAGTAAAAATAGGTTCTTAACAAGGGCCATCACAAGTTCATACTATCATTTCTGCGTTCACTGcatctttaaattatttctaatcaGATGCCACCAAGCACCTAAAATACTCTCACCAACTTCCCAAATGTCGCAATCATCCTTACAAGTTGTTTGGGTGTAGATGAATCATGACTCCAAAGTTACTAGTAAAAGAGAACTTAGAAACAACACATGTAAGAAATGCCTCATATCCAAAGTCAGTTGGAGTGGAGAATACAAATCACCTATATCTATTCCATTTTGGTCCATTTCATTCAAATACTCCATTCGTAACTTATAAGACAAACAAAGGATTCTTTAGAATTAGGGAATCTTTGAACTTAATTTGTATCCTAAAAGAACATAATTTAAGTCTACAAAACAACAACTAATATTAGACATGGCATACAAATATTAGAGATGATTAGCCAAaagacaacaacaataacatatgcAGTGTATTCTCACAGGTAGACCGCACGTAGACCTTACGCATACCTCGTGGAGATAGAGATTGTTTTCGAAAGACCCTCGGCTCAAATAACACATAGCAAGACAGTTTGAAAAATACAAGgcaaaagtaaaacaacatagCAAATGGATACAGCAAATAAATCAGCTAAAAGACACCAACtatacatattcaagtaacAGTATTGTATAGGCTAAACATGCCTGAATCTCTCTCAGAACTTCAACACGCTTTCTGACATTGGGCGAGAGATTTTCAAGCAAGTTTGTGTGCTTCCCAGTAAGGTCTTGAAGTTTGTTCTGCAACACAGAAACATAATCATTActtaaatcaaacaaaacaaccacacaaacatgtaATAAGGAAGGAAGGAAACAAACTCACTTTGAGAACATTAACAAGGTCTGCTCTGTCCCCAGCATTCAGAGCtacaaaataatttcaattagAAAAACTCAAATGATACCACCTCAACATACCAAGTGTAATCCCCACAAGTGAGGTTTGGAGAGTGTGGTCAGTACACagccttacccctaccttgtcacagtagagaggttgtttccactACACCCTCGGCTCAACTAACACATATTGACAATCAAGTATGTAAAGCAAATACTAAAGCaaacaatggaggagagtagcGTAGCAGACAACAAGTAATATGATAATTGAAGCAAAGAAAACTAAGAAACAAcagtaaaactaaaattaaagaataagcTAGTATGGGAGTAATGATAACAGTATCTAATAAAAACTCAACCAAATAACACCAAAAAAAGAAACCAACTAAAGATCAAACAACTAAAAAGACTAAAACCCCATCAAAGATTTCTGCTTTTAAGAAACAAAACTTCACAAGATAACACAGAAGTAAGTAAAAGAATTAGTCTTTTTAGATAAAGTTTAATTCCCTGTGCATTAGAGGTCATTTGGTAGCTAGTTAGAATTATACAGGTATTAATTACTCTTATCTTCTACCCCACATACAATAATACACCAATTCACTCCTAACATAAACACATACTAGTTACATAGATTTCTAAAATACAAACCAAACTTCATATTACTTAGGTACATGAATAACTTACTTCCTAACTAGCTACGAAACATACGAGACATTCATTAAGATGCTTGTTTACTAACTACCAAAAGATTCATCTTTTAATGAAACCCACAACTTTTCACTAACAAACACACATAAAAGTAAGCTTATAAAGTGGTTTGTGGGTAGGGTTTACCTCTTTCACACATCAAAAGTTCACTTTTTTAACACAAACCCAGAATTTTTTACTAGCAGATATACATATAACACTAAAAACCCATCAAAAATCTCAACTTTTAATGAAACACAGAAAGTTCaaactttcaaaaaaaacataaaactgaAGAAAACAAAAGCAGCAAAATCTAATGGATGGGAGTTTACCAGCACTGAGATCGGCAACATTGAAGTTATCTTTAGGGTTGCTCATTATACCAAGAGAAAATTGGAAGATAAAAATGccctaaaaataaaaacctaaaacAGAGGATGAACAATAAgggaagagagagagaaaatggGTGTATTTAAGCTATCAAAATTCCCCCCTTTttcactttctctctctaaaaaaagagaaaaccTAGCAGCAGCTGTATCTGACTGTCAGCAAGACCGTGTTTGGATTCAAAGGAGATCATGCCCGGTTGTAAGTGGGGTAGGGAAAttgggggggggagggggaatTTTGAAATGCGTGTGAAAAATTAAGTTGGCGTTTGATTATGTTTCAtagtaaaatttgaaaaaaataatatttcttgtGTTCTCAGAGTATGAGGTACTTTTCGAATTTTGAAATACAAACGAGTTTAATTGTGAcggtaaattttttatatatattttaattattttgaaccgtcaattattatgatttatagtactttttatgtagtttacaaaataaatttcagtttgaaatttgaagatttcacACGCAAATTATTAaccaaatttaaattgtttgactttcgaaaaacaaaaattatcgtataaattgagacaaaaggaatagattttattttctaaCATGGAAAATGAATTTGTGTTTGATCATCATCAGTATAAATTAGagttctttctaatttttcatGAGTAATTTAAAGTGAAACtacattttttgttattttttaaatcttgaaaatttatggttaaatatatttttcaaagtaaaaaaaaaaaagatcaaattcccgctaaattaattaatttaaagtaaGTATTTTGTCATACTTATACTTAACTAGATGGGAAGATATAACTACATGTTTAAGAGcatctttcttttatttttatttttgaaaacttcATTAAgtttcaaaacaaatataaatattttaagtcgAAAGGAaatgaatattcaaaatttagaatCGAATTACTAAATAAATACTTGAATATTAATCAAAGTTCATAATAGTTTTTGTTTCTAAATATTTAAAGTgacttatagtatttttttcatACGGTGTTTACtttgtaaaatttatatttcaaaaaggttGAAGATTTAAGTCACAATTTATACTCTATTAGGAATTTGTCAATCCATATTAGATTCACTTTCACTTATTCAAATACCtagttttatacaaatgtaacCTAATGAGCTaggttgtttctgatagacGAACCTTTTATATATCATCAAAAACACAACTCaaataatgaaaagaatatACTTATCTTTCACAGTGCGTAATGAAAAGAACACTTATCTTTCACACTGCGTAATGAAAAGAACACTTATCTTTCACACTGCGGAGATTtatgcagaccttacccctacctctgTAGAacaggtagagaggttgttttcgATAGATTAATTTTTCTTACCGCAAATATGGAAAGAAGGGGGGGAAATTGGGATAGCTCAAACACAAATTTATATACAACAAAAAGTAAACTCATTGTGAATGAAAGAGTAACAAAAACAATTAGGACTCTATGAAAATCAATCTCTCTTGTTGGTCAATCCATTTTTCCTTCTTTGAACAACACTGTTAGTATCATTTCTTTGGATGAATTGAGTGAAATAGTGCCTCGATTTCTTCCTTGGCTCGTTCGAGTATATTTGGACCTTTAACGTCACTTACTGGTGTTTTATCATCAATGTCATCACTCCTTCCGTGAGTTTCTTTGTGATGACGATGAGGAGATTTTTGTGTTCCTGTTGATTCCTCGACCTTCTCGTTCTGATTAGTAGGCACCTTTGGTTTGTTCTCTGCGTAAACAGAAGCATAGTATGATCAGACGATGAATATGTACTTGAACTTCTAGCAGAAAGTGTGATGTGAAAGATGAAAATTGTGTAATTGTGTAGAGCATGCATAGAGGATAAAGAAAACGAAGAGTTCTACGCCTGGTTCGATAACTTTTGTTATTAGTATCAGATACTAAAAAGGGGCAGCCTGGTACACTAATCTCCCGCAATGTGTAGGGTCCGATGAAGAGCCAGACCATAAGGGTACTATACGCAACATTACCTTGCATTTCTATAAGAGATTCCACAGCTCGAACTTGTGACCTCCAGCAGGTCACATGACAACAACTTTACCAGTTACGATGGTAAGGCTATGCAATCACTTAGCCGTATACAAACAGAAAGGTGTGGTACAGAGACACGTTAGCTGAGGATTAGGCTATAAGGAACGGAGTCTATCAAAAGAAGACCTTCACCAATCCTATACGGAGATTAAAACAACTCTGTGTTTGTAATTGGTGTAGTTTTCCCTTTGACTATGGATATTCACCTACATAATTGTGTCTCCATGTTCATAACCACCGTTGTAACTTTTTTTCCACAAGAAGACGTCTTAACGCCTTCAGATTAAAGCCAAAACTTAATCTTCAATGAATTTTACGGTCTAGATCAGAAAAGTCACAAACGTTCAATAAGATTGTACATAGTTTAGATGagcatttgattcatattcgaATCATACACCACTAATTGAATACTTCTGAGGCATCAAATGTTATCAGTTTAAAGGCTCACACCGAGAACGGGTTGAACAAATGACGTCTAAGGATACAAGAAGGTAGAGTCACTCTATAGTCTATATGGACTTCGAGACTTTATCCAACAAAACTCTACTGCAAGATAGCAGCAGATAAAAATTGCATAACCTCGCCGTGGAATTAGCTGAGGTGCGTGCAAGCAGGCCCCAACACCACGGGAAGTTCTACATTGGAGGGTCTGTAACAGTTAACTTAAAAGTTAAGTTTCAGCACTTATAGTTCGGAATTTCAAGGATAATTGTACTCTCCATATGAAGAAATTTCGAAATTAAGCAATTTCTATCCTTGACAGTAAATCGTTCTCCCTCGTTAATATAAGGTCAACAAAAACCAGAAGTTAGACAAACTGTTCTACAGAACATTTTCCATCAAGGCAGATGAAGCCTAAATGGAAATTTTACTTTTGCAGAACTTATCACTCGATATTGATGGTGCTAGTGTTCCTCGCCAGTCTGTTAAGCTTATGTCCCCGTTTTCACGTGATGTACGTAGACTTTCAAATACTCCTACTGATGTGCttgaacttgtttttttttttccgaCATAAATAGAAACGAAAGAAAATTTGCAAACTTTTCACCTGAAGTATAATCATTTTGAAGAAAGGATGTAAAAGCAAGGTGAAAAAACACACACAAGTCACAACTTAAATGTCTAACGAGGCAGAGTCGTATGACACTGTTTATTGATCACTTGTTAAACTGATTATAATCACGAACCTTGGAAGTTAGAACAATTCGTTAAAGATAAATCGTAGAGTTCAAACCTGAAAGTGAATCTGGATTATGTTTCAACTCAGCTGTTATACCATTAGTCCTGCAGATCATCAACAAAGTAATGCAAATTTAACTACATAATAACATCCTCATAAACACTCGTTCTCTATCGTTTATAAAAGAAAACGTTCTTAAAACCTGTTGTTGCCGTCTGCAGCTGAAGCATGACTATGATCTTCTTTTTTCGGATGAATTGCCTGAACAAGAGCCTCGATTTCTTCCTTCGCTCTCTCAAACACGTTGGGTGCTTTCACATCAGTAACTGGAGTGTTCTCGTCAATATCCTTACGCAACCCGTGAGTTTCCTTGTGATGGTGATGTGAGTGTCTTTCACTATGCAACACTGCCTCAAACTCTTCTTTAACTCTCTCAAACACATTAGGCGCCTTTACATCTTTATCTGCCACAATTAGAGTACCAAAATCAATCGATGATTGAACGTAAATCTTAGACATCTACCAAACCGCCAAATGAAGGGAATTGTGAAAGAACTCAAGCATTCAACGCAAAATCTTAAAACAATTACTCGAGTGACCTAGATGGGATTTATTTGGCTCATGAAAGAATCTAAACTTCAACACAAACACATATGACAATGGATAGAGCAATTCAATTTATAAAGCTCTTAAAACAGCAACATTCCCAGTGTAATCTCACTAGCGGAGTCTAGGAAGGATGGTGTGTACGCACCCTTACCCCTGCCTTGagaaggtagagaggttgttccCGATAGACTCTCGACTAAAGTAGAGCACATCAAAAATCAAGTACGTAAAGCAAATACAGTAGTGAAAAATCCAAACCGAAAACAATGGATAAGAGaactaacaacaacaagtatAATAACCGAAACCAAGGAGATAATAAGATTGAAGAACAAGATAAAAGGAGAGTAGTAAAAGCAATATCTATACGGAAATTAGGCAACGCTCGACTACCTACGAATGTTGGATATTATGAGCCTAGTTGACTCAACTGATTGAAAGTACTCTCAACTGATAAGCATCCAATAAACAGTCAAGTGTTCGGCTAGCAGTGGCGGAACCACAATAGTTGTGTCAATTCTTCACTCCAAACTCGAAAAAGAGGTTAGTTTGAACCAGTTTTTCAAGGTTTAGAAAAAAATTCGCCAACACTTACGCATATTTTCAAGTGAAATGCATGTCCAAACACAACTCAGACTTCCAAATACCCTTTTTCAACTTAAATACTACTTTTTTTCCATACATCACTCGACTCATGTCCAAACGCCTGCTTAAAGTCCTGAATACGCCTCTTTTGGCTAGAAATGTTGAAACTAATAACAAGCAATTGATATGGTTTGTATCTAGCATGTTTCTTTCCTAATAAAGGGCGAGGGCAGTCCAGTGCACGAAACTCCCGCTACCGAGGAAGGCCCTAAACACAAAGTCTACTCTATGCCGTCTTATCCTGCATTTCTTCAAGAGGCATTCTTTTCGGTTAAAATGGTTGAAAACCGAAATGTCCTTAAAAGATAATTACACAAAGATTTTAGAtcagatttttgaaaaatttatctttatatatcTGTTTGGCCATGAAATTTGATcgcattttgaaattttatcttCGAAATATTAGCAAGTTCCAAAATCCATGTGAGACAAGTTTTCGGGAGAAATTTCACTTTCGATcacaaaacttcaaatttttctcaaataaaatgcttatccaaacaaaacttcaaaaaCTCGTATTTTCagatttcaagtttcaacttcaaaattcacGGCTAAACTAGAGCCAAAAATGTGGTCATTATTgcaaaatattcaaatacatATTAACTTAGTCTCAGGCATTAAACACAAAAGAttactaaacaaaaaattaaaaagactcAAACTTTTAGCTTAACTTAATTCATTAAATACAACTCCAAATATCACTCAAcatgcaaaaataattaatcgcttgaaatgataaaaatattataattgaagtctaatccAGATACACTCAAGCTGaatcaaacattttaaaaaaaaaaaatcaactaggGCTCCTAAAATTAACTGAAATCAAACTctaataaattgtttaaaaaaaataaatttggaataattaaatgttttacctgatgataaaattgaatttggttttgattttgattttgattttgatttttcttcagacattatttttgagtttttttttttttttggaactgCTGGAAAAATTGGAGACTACTTGTTGATCAACTAGAGAATATTtatattaccaaaaataaaaagacaaaaatggTCTCTAAAAATGTTTTGAGTATTTTTGGTCcattaattatgttaaaaattactaatattttttatctaaattttaactaattttgTCTGTTAAATTATTTTACGCAATGTAGATATAAGTTTTGTGTATATCACATTCTTTTCAGACTCTATTTATAagatcatattatatatattgttgtaaTTTTATCGGCCAGATTAGTTGAAAACTATGGAAGAAGAGCTTTTAACCTACAACATTAGGAAAGTCTCATGAAATCCTAAAAATCgcatataaaattttacaaaatacgaAAAAAAAATCGCAGAATTTGCACTCTAACATTGCCTCAATATTAAAAAACCGCTACATTTTCAAATATGAGTTATTTCTAAATTTGTTTTCACCATTCACGTCAAATCTAATAGATAgagtttattaaatatttgacgaagataaaaaaaattattataagagttttttattaatataaaagattaaaattgctcaaaatataatttaagagaCTATTTTGAACTTATATTGTTTATAAAGGGCCATTTTGTAATTTTCTCTAATTTGAGGTACGGATTTTTTAAATGAGAAGTAGATTTGTCTCTGATGCAAATCCAACGTGGAGAGAATAAAGGAATCAAACAGAAAATCTGTgccctttttttattatttatttaaatagtcCTTTTTGAGTATGAATTTATTCATTTTGGTTCtttaatttaacaaaaattgacaCTTTTAGTCTTTATCAAAATTAACTACGATCGATCGATTTTTAGGAgtacgtattttaaaaaaatcgaaAATCGAAGGTTGGTATAGAAAATATTGGTATCACAAAATGATCAcggtaaatttttatttattttattggtttttttcacaattatataaaatacatcATTTGAAGATCGAATTTATGATAAACTAGACCATTTGTGATGGTTAGTTCAagaattttacttatttatttgtatttataatcTTCGACCTCATATTTCCGCACACTACTTCTAAAATGTATTTGGATTTCTAACTAAATTTGGAGCGGctaaaattttattgttattagttCTTATCCGGTGTTTGGTATTCTAATTGGAGCTTGATGGAATTCGATTCGCATcgaaaattctaaaataaaggataaaa
Proteins encoded in this window:
- the LOC104644831 gene encoding uncharacterized protein — encoded protein: MSEEKSKSKSKSKPNSILSSDKDVKAPNVFERVKEEFEAVLHSERHSHHHHKETHGLRKDIDENTPVTDVKAPNVFERAKEEIEALVQAIHPKKEDHSHASAADGNNRTNGITAELKHNPDSLSENKPKVPTNQNEKVEESTGTQKSPHRHHKETHGRSDDIDDKTPVSDVKGPNILERAKEEIEALFHSIHPKK